The proteins below are encoded in one region of uncultured Eubacteriales bacterium:
- a CDS encoding Sigma-70 family RNA polymerase sigma factor, which yields MSPEEDRFLDNLFRQYAHELWRYAISYLKDSSRAEEIVQDTFQTASMRVKDLMEHESPERWLKKTAKNKILKSEEMRRRYMYRFLSLDTEIAIELTTPEDVVEQQIPDSPSPEEKLKRVLTEEELYLLRRITLEKATHKAVAQELEITVWGCQKRLQRIREKLYKVFPARKKKK from the coding sequence TTGTCACCGGAAGAAGACAGATTTCTGGACAACCTCTTCCGCCAATATGCTCATGAGCTTTGGCGCTATGCAATATCTTATTTGAAAGATTCCTCTAGGGCCGAGGAGATTGTGCAAGATACCTTTCAGACCGCATCCATGCGTGTAAAAGACCTCATGGAACATGAATCTCCAGAGAGATGGTTAAAGAAGACAGCTAAAAACAAAATACTTAAAAGTGAAGAAATGCGGCGGCGGTATATGTACCGGTTTCTCTCCTTGGATACAGAAATCGCAATTGAATTAACCACTCCTGAGGATGTAGTAGAGCAGCAAATTCCAGACAGTCCATCTCCGGAAGAGAAACTCAAGCGTGTCCTAACAGAAGAAGAGCTATACTTATTAAGAAGAATTACATTAGAAAAGGCTACTCATAAGGCAGTGGCTCAGGAATTGGAAATTACTGTGTGGGGTTGTCAAAAACGGCTACAGCGAATCAGAGAAAAGCTTTACAAAGTTTTCCCTGCACGAAAAAAGAAAAAATAA
- a CDS encoding conserved hypothetical protein (Evidence 4 : Homologs of previously reported genes of unknown function), with protein MAGKYQIGKYAYLDQLSTEALEEFLRADIESLENDNDEMVFHILEVIRRREQENSTGDIFDVAKAWAEFKQYYNTLEGEGLALYPTEDKDEELIDDKEESTAYKQPQKTKIIHLSHALKVAGIAAIVVICTFGLMLGVQAAGFDIFGAVGRWTDETFHFVASPAGAVQGDKNTGIPITQRNSEYYSTLQNALDECEISEKSANNIANFMGVSFHFSL; from the coding sequence ATGGCTGGTAAATACCAAATTGGAAAATACGCCTATCTGGACCAATTGAGCACAGAGGCATTGGAAGAATTTCTCCGTGCAGATATTGAATCGCTAGAAAACGATAATGACGAGATGGTTTTTCATATTCTGGAGGTGATCAGGCGGAGGGAGCAAGAAAATTCTACAGGGGACATTTTCGATGTGGCCAAAGCTTGGGCGGAGTTTAAGCAGTATTATAATACTCTCGAAGGGGAGGGCCTGGCTCTGTACCCCACTGAGGATAAGGATGAAGAACTTATAGATGATAAAGAGGAAAGCACTGCTTATAAACAACCTCAAAAAACTAAAATAATCCATCTGTCTCATGCATTAAAGGTGGCGGGTATTGCCGCCATTGTCGTCATTTGTACCTTCGGCCTGATGCTGGGCGTCCAGGCAGCAGGATTTGATATATTTGGCGCGGTTGGCCGATGGACAGACGAGACGTTTCACTTTGTTGCCTCTCCTGCGGGGGCTGTGCAAGGCGATAAAAACACGGGTATACCCATAACGCAGAGGAACAGCGAGTATTACAGCACACTACAAAATGCACTCGATGAGTGCGAGATTTCCGAAAAGTCAGCGAATAATATCGCTAATTTTATGGGCGTATCGTTCCATTTCAGTTTATAA
- a CDS encoding conserved hypothetical protein (Evidence 4 : Homologs of previously reported genes of unknown function): MYNEICPPNSIQHVVRRGDTFWKLSQAYGVSIQSIMDANPGVNANNLQIDSTLCIPPVPPTTSNRPVSCPEGSFPYTVQAGDTFWKLSQAYGVSLQSIISANPGVNANNLQIGSSLCIPRSISPISNRPVSCPEGSLPYTVQAGDTFWKLSQAYGVSLQSIINANPGVNANNLQIGSTLCIPTASVQPAPMNKLEAQVSPAATAKPAPMNKLEAQVSPAATAEPAPTNKLEAQVSPAATAEPAPTNKLESQVSPAATVEPAPTNKLESQVSPAATAEPVPMNKLESQVSPAATAEPVPMNKLESQVSPAATAQPISCPEGTFPYTIQAGDTLWNLSQAYGVSVQSIMDANPGVNAKNLQIGSTLCIPTAPAPKVSPIESKLSTPTKAMTLPASSAPSEFAYLVERCDSICGIARKFYVSVESILQRNPGLNPRCLQAGTYIYIPINCCGRDMFRYAVRAGDTLNGIANRFNVCPSALILANPNIDFGCLVRCQIICIPNA, encoded by the coding sequence ATGTACAATGAAATATGTCCTCCCAATTCAATACAACACGTTGTAAGGAGAGGCGATACCTTTTGGAAGCTTTCGCAGGCTTACGGCGTCAGCATTCAAAGTATTATGGACGCCAATCCGGGTGTGAATGCCAACAACCTGCAGATCGACTCGACCCTTTGCATCCCGCCGGTTCCCCCGACTACATCGAACCGGCCCGTTTCCTGCCCGGAAGGGAGTTTCCCCTATACGGTCCAAGCGGGCGACACCTTTTGGAAACTCTCGCAGGCTTACGGCGTCAGCCTGCAAAGTATAATCAGCGCCAATCCGGGTGTAAATGCCAACAACCTGCAAATTGGCTCGAGCCTTTGTATCCCCAGGTCGATATCGCCGATATCGAACCGGCCCGTGTCCTGCCCGGAAGGGAGTTTACCCTATACGGTTCAAGCGGGCGATACCTTTTGGAAGCTCTCTCAGGCTTACGGCGTCAGCCTGCAAAGTATAATCAATGCCAATCCGGGTGTGAATGCCAACAACCTACAAATCGGCTCGACCCTTTGCATCCCGACTGCGTCGGTACAGCCGGCCCCCATGAATAAGCTGGAAGCGCAAGTTTCTCCGGCTGCAACGGCAAAGCCGGCCCCCATGAATAAGCTGGAAGCGCAAGTTTCTCCGGCTGCGACGGCAGAGCCGGCGCCCACAAATAAGCTGGAAGCGCAAGTTTCTCCGGCTGCGACGGCAGAGCCGGCCCCCACGAATAAGCTGGAATCACAGGTTTCCCCGGCTGCGACGGTAGAGCCGGCCCCCACGAATAAGCTGGAATCACAGGTTTCCCCGGCTGCGACGGCAGAGCCGGTCCCCATGAATAAGCTGGAATCACAGGTTTCCCCGGCTGCGACGGCAGAGCCGGTCCCCATGAATAAGCTGGAATCGCAGGTTTCCCCGGCTGCGACGGCTCAGCCCATCTCCTGCCCGGAAGGGACTTTCCCCTATACGATTCAGGCGGGCGACACCCTTTGGAATCTCTCGCAGGCTTACGGCGTCAGCGTCCAAAGCATTATGGACGCCAATCCGGGTGTGAATGCCAAAAACCTGCAAATCGGCTCAACCCTTTGCATCCCGACTGCACCGGCGCCGAAAGTTTCCCCGATAGAGTCAAAACTGTCAACGCCTACGAAAGCGATGACACTACCAGCTTCGTCAGCTCCGAGCGAGTTTGCATACTTAGTTGAAAGATGTGATTCCATATGCGGAATAGCCCGGAAATTTTATGTCAGCGTTGAAAGCATCTTGCAGAGAAACCCAGGGCTCAATCCGAGATGCCTTCAGGCGGGAACATATATCTACATTCCGATCAACTGTTGTGGGAGAGATATGTTCCGCTATGCTGTCAGGGCGGGGGATACGCTTAATGGAATCGCGAATAGATTCAATGTCTGCCCCTCGGCGCTTATCTTGGCAAATCCCAATATTGATTTCGGTTGTTTGGTTAGGTGCCAGATCATTTGTATCCCCAACGCATAA
- a CDS encoding exported hypothetical protein (Evidence 5 : No homology to any previously reported sequences) has product MKQRLKKSLALLLTLTMCLSLLPGMVFAAVGDTYTLVKDASELAVGDKVIIAALSANYALGTYADGNNVPAVAVTKSGNDITIPTGVTELTLEEGTTSGTFFFNTGSGFLYAASSSSNYLKVESTKSANSSWKIETISSTTGEVKVKAQGSNTRSLMRYNPNSPNSPLFGSYADSTTTGTNVVIYKKDGGTIPVQAAMPTADPVGGTDDASAVEVEKDSSVALTSATQNAEIFFTLDKSAPGTAIGGSTQKYGGAFKLEGDAGDIITIRAIAVEGDMINSDVLTATYKIKTAEPSVKTIAEARAATGSVTTKGVVTYIDGKSVYMQDATAGIVVRLTANAPADMVGKELTATGTTATFNGLLQLNATSYTEGSAATLPAPVAITVADLADGTGVEAREAMRVKLTGVCISVIDDNNGQWANPNVTIKDSSADTKSVQIYKSAVLPSGANVGCTVDVIAVVDQYHATDPSGGYRLRVASTGDYTNIQVPSKVATPTASPSDGSEVVSGAAVTLSTITTDAKIYYTTDGSSPAAGAGGTTNEYADPFVITGDVGAAKTIKAIAVKTGMENSETMTATYTFKKAPDPVQDDPIPDDDPIFTSTVKNVKEVVETVSGGSTAGFTVVGQLVYRFGNYDGVSSAILQDVVGGTIYSLQIYDTLSSMNVGDIVKVTSSKAEKYGTVPQLSGTITAEKVTTITAPLMEPDTYDSFAAMDVSKADKVSRFVKITGVTLGTYNTKDTTGVESTTMTDKSGNTYPIYRAAVYPAGVKAGEEVNLYAVLSRYNDTWQLRTGKAETNSFLAYQVTNDTAAPVITLPDAWMKAEVGKAYTVSVGIADNVGVAETKLTYQVNAAAAKTVDLVKNAGTGKYECAIPGTELTAGGVIKLTITARDAKGNTANSAEQTITIEDIPQVVSVTPTPGSYTDTVKKPEISVTFDNAGVDPTIKLTLTKGGSAVVTGQTMTVTGTKAAYTPVTDLEDGAYTAEVVITRADKVSYTHTWSFTVGATVRKLYFGQLHSHTAEYSDGAGTLADGLAYIKNTAKNNNVQFVAFTDHSNYFDSSSAANPEAALYDASKSGATWIQYKDTIAAFNEANEANGILALGGFEMTWSGGPGHINTFNTDGIVSRNNKTLNNKTNDAGLKAYYALLSQEEGKTSISQFNHPGKTFGTFIDFAYWDAAVDTRITLLEVGNGEGQIGADGYYPSYTEYTKALDKGWHVAPTNNQDNHHGKWGDANDARSVILADEFTEEGLYAAMKLRRVYATEDKNLSIDYTLNGNVLGSIIDKTDTVKIRAVINDPDTNVLGDRISKVEVIANSGRVAYVWNNVNSHSFSQEIELPADYSYYFLRVTQADTNIAVTAPVWVGKGTVVGINSFTSDTAVPVTGEEITFATALFNNEDTPATIKTITYSIEGGEVLKTITLNQTLASIGTYKHEFKYTPGKAVDQTVVVTVVILSNGKESEYVAQLALEVLDPANMVYVGIDASHFNEYVDGNYKDSMSNFTNLAAGYNVRVVLLKTSAELIAATKNSKYKMLVLTPPTRRNGTVLLEGYKNYTQSEVDAVAAFAQAGGTVIVTGWSDYYESYKTFPADDHMAAQQNRMLAAMGSSLRISDDGTLDNEHNAGGSEANKARLYLSNYNFDNPLTKGIVFDKDHIFDGQGNTYSQVFSHYGGTSIYAVDIGGSPTNALPSSISPIVSGFDTTYSLDQDKDGLGGDIPKYSAKQGDNTVSALLIAATETLTGGGKVIVSGGAFMSNFEIQAELDNNDSLTYSNYNILENIIADLNQPEITKISAVHAAPEGQRFTIEGTVTSNASGYDRSTAFFDCIYLQDDTGGINVFPVAGNYQVGQKLRISGTTSSYQGERQLAVKRVKVLDKTPAEVTPTSVSTRDIAQNKSLGMLVKIEGVVVSYAEAEGAIQTITVRDASGYDARVFIDGYITPNQDASLRTNLKVGNKITATGLASYDNTFDGPAPRIRVRNRDDVVCKNEQSTIPVGKSSAVIAIPPKGFAASMEGAEDDAFMREGVAITDPNAEGAVTVTGTLVYKRGFVGFWEDNPEMQEGNYLALRLTLPGYAGEAMVLKFGEKTLTYVNRDGITPGGNPYFDFIKRIDKTSPDFTIAVDLDGEGADYVLTTYTFDLAGLTLGTYVPTPSTGSSSNLVVRPDDVKLGEKTVEVKLPAAGAKLNAAASEKVVAANAGKPVVITGGGLNIIIPAGTLTAGTDVNALLVNPKATGSVIRVTKSDGTTAILPIATVSGGKAAYVANILGKYEVADNTKTFPDTGDHWALPAIGFVSARELFRGDSTGAFRADQPMTRGMLATVLARIDGGKTGAGASFADVPAGSWYAGEIAWAAQNKLVEGDGKNFNPDADLTREQLCVILIRYLNYSGLTLGETAAMGDFSDLSMVSPWAKDAVEQAVKAGLINGKTGGRLDPQGKATRAEIATILQRFVEGVLK; this is encoded by the coding sequence ATGAAGCAAAGACTTAAAAAATCCCTGGCGCTCCTGTTGACCCTGACAATGTGCCTATCGCTGCTGCCTGGCATGGTATTCGCGGCGGTAGGAGACACCTACACCCTCGTGAAAGACGCAAGTGAACTGGCCGTCGGGGATAAGGTGATTATTGCCGCGCTCAGTGCCAACTATGCTCTGGGTACATATGCAGATGGCAATAACGTCCCAGCGGTTGCGGTCACAAAATCCGGAAACGACATTACTATCCCGACTGGCGTTACAGAACTTACGTTGGAAGAAGGAACGACAAGCGGAACATTCTTTTTTAATACAGGGAGTGGCTTTCTATACGCCGCAAGCAGCTCATCTAACTATTTAAAAGTGGAATCTACAAAGTCAGCCAATTCATCTTGGAAAATTGAGACCATTTCTTCTACTACCGGCGAGGTTAAAGTGAAAGCTCAAGGGTCAAATACAAGGAGCTTGATGCGCTATAACCCTAATAGCCCCAATTCTCCTCTTTTTGGCTCCTATGCGGACTCAACTACTACAGGGACGAATGTCGTCATCTATAAAAAAGACGGTGGCACCATCCCCGTGCAGGCCGCCATGCCGACGGCTGACCCCGTGGGAGGCACCGACGACGCAAGCGCCGTCGAAGTGGAGAAGGACAGCTCCGTGGCGCTGACCTCGGCCACGCAGAACGCAGAAATCTTCTTTACCCTTGACAAGAGCGCCCCCGGCACAGCCATAGGCGGTTCTACGCAAAAATACGGCGGCGCCTTCAAGCTCGAGGGGGACGCGGGCGATATCATCACCATCAGAGCCATCGCGGTGGAGGGCGACATGATAAACAGTGACGTGCTGACCGCGACCTATAAAATTAAGACCGCCGAGCCCAGCGTGAAAACTATTGCTGAGGCCCGGGCGGCCACCGGCTCTGTGACCACCAAGGGCGTGGTGACCTACATAGACGGCAAGAGCGTCTACATGCAGGACGCCACAGCCGGTATCGTGGTTCGCCTTACCGCCAATGCGCCTGCCGACATGGTTGGGAAAGAGCTGACCGCCACCGGCACTACCGCGACGTTCAACGGGCTGCTTCAACTGAACGCTACCTCATACACCGAAGGCAGTGCGGCCACCCTGCCCGCACCCGTCGCGATCACCGTGGCTGACCTTGCCGATGGGACGGGCGTAGAAGCCCGCGAGGCCATGCGTGTCAAGCTGACGGGCGTCTGCATCAGTGTGATTGATGATAATAACGGTCAATGGGCTAACCCAAACGTCACTATAAAGGACAGTTCGGCTGACACTAAGAGCGTACAGATTTACAAATCTGCCGTTCTGCCCTCCGGCGCCAATGTAGGCTGCACCGTAGATGTGATCGCGGTTGTGGATCAGTACCATGCGACCGACCCGTCCGGGGGCTACCGCCTGCGTGTGGCCAGTACCGGCGACTATACGAATATTCAGGTGCCCTCCAAGGTCGCCACGCCGACGGCCAGTCCTTCGGACGGCAGCGAGGTGGTGAGCGGCGCTGCCGTTACACTGAGCACAATCACGACCGACGCGAAAATCTACTACACAACAGACGGCAGTAGTCCCGCCGCCGGTGCGGGCGGCACCACCAACGAATACGCGGACCCCTTCGTTATCACGGGGGACGTAGGCGCAGCCAAAACGATCAAGGCCATCGCGGTAAAGACCGGCATGGAGAACAGCGAAACCATGACCGCGACCTACACCTTTAAAAAGGCCCCGGACCCCGTGCAGGACGACCCCATTCCCGACGACGATCCCATTTTCACGTCAACCGTCAAGAACGTTAAGGAAGTCGTGGAAACGGTCAGCGGAGGCTCCACTGCCGGGTTCACCGTAGTAGGGCAGCTGGTCTACCGCTTCGGCAATTACGACGGAGTGAGCTCCGCCATCCTGCAGGACGTGGTGGGCGGAACAATCTATTCCCTCCAGATTTATGACACCCTTTCCAGCATGAACGTGGGCGACATTGTGAAGGTGACCAGCAGCAAGGCGGAAAAGTACGGCACCGTTCCGCAGTTGAGCGGCACGATCACCGCGGAAAAGGTTACAACCATCACCGCCCCGCTTATGGAGCCGGATACCTATGACAGCTTTGCAGCTATGGACGTGAGCAAGGCTGACAAGGTCTCTCGCTTTGTCAAAATTACCGGCGTAACCCTGGGAACTTACAACACCAAGGATACAACAGGCGTCGAAAGCACCACCATGACAGACAAGAGCGGCAATACCTACCCCATTTACCGCGCCGCTGTCTATCCCGCCGGGGTAAAGGCGGGGGAAGAGGTGAATCTCTACGCGGTGCTCTCCAGGTATAATGATACCTGGCAGCTGCGCACCGGCAAGGCGGAGACGAACAGCTTTCTCGCCTATCAGGTGACCAACGACACCGCCGCCCCCGTCATTACCCTCCCCGACGCCTGGATGAAGGCCGAGGTGGGTAAGGCCTATACCGTCTCCGTTGGTATTGCGGATAACGTTGGTGTGGCGGAAACCAAACTCACCTACCAGGTGAACGCCGCCGCGGCCAAGACGGTCGACTTGGTCAAGAACGCGGGCACGGGCAAGTATGAGTGCGCCATCCCCGGCACTGAGCTGACGGCGGGGGGCGTCATCAAGCTGACCATCACCGCAAGGGATGCCAAGGGCAACACCGCCAACTCTGCCGAGCAGACCATTACGATCGAGGACATCCCCCAGGTGGTCTCCGTGACCCCTACTCCAGGCTCCTACACGGACACCGTTAAAAAACCTGAAATTTCTGTTACCTTTGATAATGCGGGAGTGGATCCCACCATCAAGCTGACGCTTACCAAGGGCGGGAGCGCGGTGGTTACCGGCCAGACTATGACCGTGACGGGCACCAAGGCCGCCTATACCCCTGTCACCGACCTTGAGGACGGTGCCTATACCGCCGAGGTGGTCATTACCCGCGCCGACAAAGTGAGCTACACACATACCTGGAGCTTTACCGTGGGCGCGACCGTGAGAAAGCTATACTTTGGCCAGCTCCACTCTCACACCGCCGAGTACTCCGACGGCGCGGGCACCCTGGCCGATGGGCTGGCGTACATTAAGAACACCGCGAAGAACAACAACGTGCAATTTGTGGCCTTCACAGACCACTCCAACTACTTTGACAGCAGCAGCGCGGCAAACCCCGAGGCCGCCCTCTACGATGCCAGCAAGTCCGGAGCGACCTGGATACAATATAAGGACACCATCGCTGCGTTCAACGAGGCGAATGAGGCCAACGGTATCCTGGCCCTGGGCGGTTTTGAGATGACCTGGTCCGGCGGACCCGGCCACATCAATACCTTCAACACCGACGGCATCGTCAGCCGCAATAACAAAACCCTGAATAACAAAACGAACGACGCGGGGCTGAAGGCCTACTACGCGCTGCTCAGCCAAGAGGAGGGCAAGACTTCTATCTCCCAGTTCAACCACCCGGGCAAGACCTTCGGTACCTTCATCGATTTCGCCTATTGGGACGCCGCAGTGGACACCCGTATTACGCTCCTTGAGGTGGGCAACGGCGAGGGGCAGATCGGGGCCGACGGCTACTACCCCTCCTATACCGAGTACACCAAGGCTCTGGACAAGGGCTGGCACGTAGCCCCCACCAACAACCAGGATAACCACCACGGCAAATGGGGCGACGCCAACGACGCGCGGAGTGTTATCCTGGCCGACGAATTCACCGAGGAGGGCCTCTACGCCGCCATGAAGCTGCGCAGGGTCTACGCCACCGAGGATAAAAACCTGTCCATCGACTATACGCTCAACGGCAATGTCCTAGGCTCCATCATTGACAAAACCGACACCGTGAAGATTCGCGCCGTGATCAACGACCCCGACACCAACGTGCTCGGCGACAGGATCAGCAAGGTCGAGGTAATCGCCAACAGCGGTCGGGTTGCCTACGTGTGGAACAATGTCAATAGTCACAGCTTTTCGCAGGAGATCGAGCTGCCCGCGGACTATAGCTACTATTTCCTGCGGGTGACCCAGGCCGATACGAATATCGCCGTCACCGCTCCTGTCTGGGTGGGCAAGGGCACGGTGGTGGGTATCAACTCCTTCACCAGCGATACCGCCGTCCCCGTCACCGGAGAAGAGATCACTTTCGCCACCGCCCTTTTCAACAATGAGGATACCCCCGCCACCATCAAGACCATCACTTACTCCATCGAGGGCGGCGAAGTGCTCAAGACCATAACCCTGAACCAGACGCTTGCCTCTATAGGCACCTACAAACACGAATTTAAGTACACCCCCGGCAAGGCGGTGGACCAGACGGTGGTGGTCACCGTAGTCATCCTCTCCAACGGGAAGGAGAGCGAATATGTTGCCCAGCTCGCCCTGGAGGTGTTGGACCCCGCCAACATGGTCTATGTGGGCATCGACGCATCTCACTTCAACGAGTATGTGGACGGTAACTACAAGGACAGTATGAGCAACTTTACCAACCTGGCCGCCGGGTACAACGTTCGCGTGGTGCTTCTGAAGACCAGCGCGGAGCTCATCGCGGCCACCAAGAATTCCAAGTATAAGATGCTGGTGCTCACCCCGCCGACCCGCCGGAACGGCACCGTGTTGCTCGAGGGCTACAAGAACTATACACAGAGCGAGGTTGACGCGGTAGCCGCCTTTGCCCAGGCGGGCGGGACCGTCATCGTCACCGGCTGGTCAGACTACTATGAGAGCTATAAGACCTTCCCGGCGGACGACCACATGGCCGCCCAGCAGAACCGGATGCTTGCCGCGATGGGTTCCAGCCTGCGCATCTCCGACGACGGCACCCTGGATAACGAGCATAACGCCGGCGGCAGCGAAGCGAACAAGGCCAGACTCTACCTTTCCAATTACAATTTCGACAACCCTCTTACCAAGGGGATCGTCTTTGACAAGGACCATATCTTCGATGGACAGGGGAATACATACAGCCAGGTGTTCAGCCACTACGGCGGCACAAGCATCTATGCGGTAGACATCGGCGGCAGCCCCACCAACGCCCTGCCCTCCAGCATAAGCCCCATCGTCAGCGGCTTTGACACCACCTATTCCCTCGATCAGGACAAAGACGGACTGGGCGGCGACATACCCAAATATTCCGCCAAGCAAGGCGACAATACCGTGAGCGCTCTGCTGATCGCCGCGACGGAAACCCTGACGGGAGGCGGAAAAGTCATCGTCTCGGGCGGCGCGTTCATGTCCAACTTTGAGATCCAGGCCGAGCTGGACAACAACGACTCGCTCACCTACAGCAACTACAACATCCTCGAGAACATCATTGCCGATCTGAACCAGCCCGAGATCACCAAAATTTCCGCTGTACACGCCGCCCCGGAGGGCCAGAGGTTTACCATCGAGGGCACCGTTACCTCCAATGCCTCCGGGTATGACAGAAGCACCGCCTTCTTCGACTGCATCTACCTGCAGGACGACACCGGCGGCATCAATGTCTTCCCTGTGGCGGGCAACTATCAGGTGGGCCAGAAACTGCGTATCAGCGGCACAACCAGCTCCTACCAGGGCGAGCGCCAGTTGGCGGTCAAACGGGTGAAGGTGCTTGATAAGACCCCTGCGGAGGTCACCCCGACCTCTGTCTCCACCCGGGATATCGCACAGAACAAGAGCCTGGGTATGCTGGTCAAAATTGAGGGTGTGGTCGTCTCCTATGCCGAGGCGGAAGGGGCCATCCAGACCATAACGGTCCGCGACGCATCCGGATATGATGCCCGGGTGTTCATCGACGGCTATATCACTCCCAATCAGGACGCCAGCCTGAGGACCAACTTGAAGGTGGGCAACAAAATCACCGCCACAGGTCTCGCGTCCTATGACAATACCTTTGACGGTCCCGCGCCCCGTATCCGTGTCCGCAACCGGGACGACGTCGTGTGCAAGAACGAGCAGAGCACCATTCCTGTCGGTAAGAGCTCCGCTGTGATTGCCATTCCGCCCAAGGGCTTCGCGGCCTCCATGGAGGGTGCGGAGGACGACGCCTTTATGCGCGAGGGCGTGGCCATCACCGACCCCAATGCCGAGGGCGCTGTCACCGTCACCGGCACCCTGGTTTACAAGCGGGGATTCGTCGGTTTCTGGGAGGATAACCCGGAAATGCAGGAGGGCAACTACCTGGCTCTTAGGCTTACCCTGCCCGGTTATGCCGGAGAGGCCATGGTGCTGAAATTCGGCGAAAAAACGCTTACCTACGTCAACCGCGACGGCATAACGCCGGGCGGCAACCCCTACTTCGACTTTATCAAGCGGATCGACAAGACGAGCCCCGACTTTACCATTGCCGTGGACCTGGACGGCGAGGGGGCGGATTACGTACTTACTACCTACACCTTTGACCTCGCCGGCCTGACCCTGGGCACCTACGTGCCGACGCCCAGCACCGGCAGCTCCAGCAACCTCGTTGTAAGGCCTGACGACGTGAAGCTGGGAGAGAAGACCGTTGAGGTGAAGCTCCCCGCCGCCGGCGCGAAGCTGAACGCAGCGGCCAGCGAAAAAGTCGTCGCCGCCAACGCCGGCAAGCCGGTGGTGATCACCGGCGGTGGGCTGAACATCATCATCCCGGCCGGGACCCTGACGGCGGGCACGGATGTGAACGCCCTGCTGGTTAACCCCAAGGCCACCGGCAGCGTCATCCGGGTCACCAAGTCCGACGGGACCACCGCCATCCTGCCCATCGCCACCGTGAGCGGCGGCAAGGCGGCCTATGTGGCAAATATCCTCGGAAAGTATGAGGTTGCCGACAATACCAAGACCTTCCCCGACACCGGCGACCACTGGGCCCTGCCCGCCATCGGTTTTGTCTCGGCCCGTGAGCTCTTCAGGGGCGACAGCACCGGCGCGTTCAGGGCCGACCAGCCCATGACCCGGGGCATGCTGGCCACTGTTCTCGCCCGCATCGACGGCGGGAAGACCGGCGCTGGGGCCTCCTTCGCAGACGTGCCCGCCGGCTCCTGGTACGCCGGGGAGATCGCCTGGGCTGCCCAAAATAAGCTGGTGGAGGGGGACGGGAAGAACTTCAACCCCGATGCCGACCTCACCCGCGAGCAGCTCTGCGTCATTCTGATCCGTTACCTGAACTACTCCGGTCTCACCCTGGGGGAGACGGCCGCAATGGGCGACTTCTCCGACCTGAGCATGGTCAGCCCCTGGGCGAAGGACGCGGTGGAGCAGGCCGTCAAGGCCGGGCTCATCAACGGAAAGACCGGTGGGCGGCTTGACCCCCAGGGCAAGGCTACCCGCGCCGAGATCGCCACCATCCTCCAGCGCTTTGTGGAGGGCGTTTTGAAGTAA